One part of the Pogona vitticeps strain Pit_001003342236 chromosome W, PviZW2.1, whole genome shotgun sequence genome encodes these proteins:
- the LOC140702936 gene encoding LOW QUALITY PROTEIN: uncharacterized protein LOC140702936 (The sequence of the model RefSeq protein was modified relative to this genomic sequence to represent the inferred CDS: substituted 1 base at 1 genomic stop codon) has product MSSAPSCSVTLDSFQTATLDSMARLLDHCRATTSSSDPCPAWLIKAARLITTEWATTIINGSFLEGRFPSALKETLIRLIRKKPNLAADEIGNYRPVANISFMSKVVERVVADQLQAYLDETDALDPFQSGFRPYHSTETTLVTLYDDLLREADSDKISLLVLLDISAAFNTVHHGILLGRLSELGISGLALAWFCSFLEDRLQRVQLGESILTQWNINCGIPQGSIISPMLFNIYMRPLGGVIRGCGAQCHQYTDDTQLYISFSPTAGYAVLSLQRCLGAIQQWMQENRERLNPDKTEVLRMMKNRRGRIAQQHLGQPGQEFAIKQENRELKIGMVMHGLHMKGLTHRKYYINACHLSKHQRTHEGEKLYPCLECGKSFNQSSNLRRHERTHTGERPHKCMECGKSFSQSDHLRSHQRTHTGEKPYKCMECGTSCIQSSEKLRKTHELKEKQLKHLKCGDSFGLVPLVQRTHPGVKSYKNMECEKSFSGRRNLHPLRRTHRGKKPYKCMACGKNFSENGNLRSYQTHSGDLRVHQRTHTGENPHKCMECGKSFCQSGQLRVHQRTHTGEKLHKCLECXKSFSRNGDLRLHQRTHTGEKPHKCMECGKSFSQSGQLRVHQRIHSGEKLHKCIECGKSFCQNSDLRLHQRTHTGEKPHKCMKCGKSFSQCGQLRLHQRSHTGEKLHKCIKCGKSFSHSSTLRAHERIHTGEKPHKCMECGKSFCQDLECHFGGWDQDD; this is encoded by the exons atgtccagtgctccatcttgctcagtaacccttgactcctttcagacTGCCACGCTTGATTCTATGGCCAGATTGCTTGACCACTGTCGAGCCACCACTTCCTCCtcggacccttgcccagcctggctgatcaaagcagccaggctgataacaacagaatgggccactacaataataaatgggtctttccttgagggcaggtttccctctgccctcaaggagacactcattaggctcataagaaagaaacctaatttggcagcggacgaaattggcaattataggcctgtcgccaatatttctttcatgagcaaagtggttgagagggtggtggcagatcagcttcaggcatatctggatgaaacagatgccctggatccctttcagtcgggcttcaggccgtacCACAGTACAGAGAcaacattggtcaccctgtacgatgacttgttgagggaggccgacagcgataaaatttctttgttggtcctcctcgacatctcggcagcatTCAATACCGtccaccatggtatcctcctggggaggctctctgagttgggtatcagtggcttggctctggcctggttctgttccttcttggaggaccgcctccagagagtgcagcttggggagagtattttgaCCCAGTGGAATATCAATTGTGggattccacaggggtcaatcatctccccaatgctgtttaacatctatatgaggccactgggaggggtcatcagggggtgtggagcacagtgtcatcaatatactgatgacacccagctctatatttccttttcaccaactgcaggttatgccgtcctgtccctccagcgctgcctgggggccatacagcaatggatgcaggagaacagggagcggctgaacccggacaagacggaagttctgagg atgatgaagaacagaagaggaagaattgcccagcaacatctggggcaaCCTGGGCAAGAATTCgcaatcaagcaagaaaacagagaactgaaaatAGGAATGGTCATGCATGGACTTCACATGAAAGGACTGACGCACAGGAAATACTACataaatgcatgtcacctcagtaaACATCAAAGAACACATGAAGGCGAGAAACTGTATCcatgtttggaatgtggaaagagcttcaatcagagtAGTAACTTGAGgagacatgaaagaactcacactggggagagaccacataaatgcatggaatgtggaaagagttttagtcagagtgatcaccttaggtcacatcaaaggactcacactggggagaaaccgtacaaatgcatggaatgtggaacgaGCTGtattcagagctcc gaaaagcttagaaaaacccatgagctaaaggagaaacAGCTTAAACACCTGAAGTGTGGAGACAGCTTCGGACTAGTGCCGCTAGTtcaaagaactcaccctggggtgaaatcatacaaaaacatggaatgtgaaaagagtttcagtgGGAGAAGAAATCTGCATCCACTTCGAAGAACTCACAGAgggaagaaaccatataaatgcatggcatgTGGAAAAAACTTCAGTGAAAATGGTAATCTTAGGTCATATCAAActcacagtggtgaccttagggtacatcaaaggacccacactggggagaatccgcataaatgcatggaatgtggaaagagcttttgtcagagtggtcagcttagggtacatcaaaggacccacactggagagaaactacataaatgcttggaatgttgaaagagctttagtcggaatggtgaccttaggttacatcaaaggacacacactggggagaaaccacataaatgcatggaatgtggaaagagctttagtcagagtggtcagcttagggtacatcaaaggatccacagtggggagaaactacataaatgcatagaatgtggaaagagcttttgtcagAATagtgaccttaggttacatcaaaggacccacactggggagaaaccacataaatgcatgaaatgtggaaagagctttagtcagtgtggtcagcttaggttacatcagaggtcccacactggggagaaactacataaatgcataaaatgtggaaagagctttagtcatagCAGTACCCTGAGggcacatgaaagaattcacactggggagaaaccacataaatgcatggaatgtggaaagagcttttgtcagGATCTCGAGTGTCATTTCGGGGGATGGGATCAGGATGATTAA